In the bacterium SCSIO 12741 genome, TGTAAAAATCCTCTTTGCTCACATCAAGCCAAGCCCTAAGATTGTCGCCACTCTTGTCGTCCCAGGGGATGCTGCTTTCGTGCACTTTGCGTCCGGGAGCCTGACCTATTATTACGATTGGGCTCTTTTCATGGGCGGTTAACACCGGATTGATACCATGGGGCAAATGCGCTGCACAAGTCTGGCAGGCACTGATTTTTTGGAGCAATATGGAAATGGAATCGGCCATCTTAACAACCTACACTTTCGTGCTGTGCAACCAATTTGAGTAGTTTTCCTTGAGGCGCCTCAATCGATAGGTAAAGAGCAGGGTTGTAGAGGTTATAATGAAAGGTTTTATCCAAAATCAAATCCAACTCGCCGTCACCATCCAAGTCACCGGCAAAGAGAATAGTTACCATAGCTTCATTAAAGTCTGGAATTTGGACCAGGGTATCTTTTTGCCATCCTTCATCCGATTGGCGTTCCAGAAAGAGCCGGTAGCGTTCCCATCCGTACCAATCCAGTTCAGCTGAAGGTTCTACCAATTTGCCTTCGGCTGTGAGGCGATAGGTCTTGCCCTTGTACTCCTGTACCAAAGTATCACCAGGTAGTACATACCCTACCTTCTCCCAGATAGGATCCAGGTATTTTTCACGCAACAGCAATCCGCGAATGAGGATATGGCAGTCATCATCCTTGGTGTCGGTTTGTACCTGCCAGCCTGTTTTTTGATCCTCCTCATCCACCAAAGGATCGTGCACCGAATCTACCTGGAGGTGCGCCATTCGTAAAACGTGATTTCCTTCCACTTTCAATAAGGCGACCCAGCCTTCTTCCTTCCAATTCTCCGGAAGCTCTTCCTGGTGAAGCATTCCACAAATTAATAGGGCATAGTCATCATCCATTTCCTCCTCCGAAACCTTAAATTCAGGCTCTTCAAGAGGAACATTGACCTCTCTTACAGAATCGCTAACAGGAGGAGCTAAAGACTGTTGTGGAGGAGTAGGAGTTTCCTTTTGCGGAGCTGACTCGCTACAGGAGCCTAAGATTAGAAGTAGAAATAGATGGAAAGCGATGGTTTTCTTCATCCCTCAAAATAAAGGCTTTACTCCTTATCTCTAACACGCTGAAGAATCATAGTGTCGGAATCGTGACGAAGAATCAGAAAGGATGAACGAAGCCAAAACTCAGGAAAAGGCCCTTCCCAAGGAGAAATGGCAAGGGTATCCTCTACTCGTTTGTACTGGGCAATGTTCTCAGGTCCCCATTTACCACATTCGCCTCGACCGGATTGCAGGTAGCACCTTCCCATTTGATCAAATTCAAAAATGGCTTTGGCCCTATTTCTATCCAGTTTTTTGGAAAAGTACAGGGTATCTGAACTGCTCTCGGGCTGAATGTACCAGCGCTCTCCCAAAACGAAGAGCTTACCCTGGTGTTCATGCTCCCAGTACCCCAATGTATCTGAAGTAAAAAACGACTCTTGTGCCTGAACCCGAAGTATCAAAACCAAGGCAACAAACGACACTAAAAAATATTTATTAAACACTAATAATCAAAACATTAAATAAATTCAATAAATTCAAAACTTTAACTCTAACGCATTTTTAACATGGGCCAAATGGTGACGACCATGCCAGGCATAGTTCGCCACATTCTGGTCCAAGGAAATGGCATCCATGGTTTCAGGGTGAACGAAAGTTTTTTGAAGTTGTTCTGACGTCAAATGGGTAAGCAAGTAGGCCCATCGTTTATGGAGCCCTTCCAGCAATTGGAGAGAAGGCTCTAAATCAAGATTTTGCGAATCTGGAAGCTCTGCCCAGCGATCTTCGAAATAGGCTTTAATGGTCGGATTGTTTTCCGTGAGCGCCCATTTGAATCGGATCAAACTATTGAGGTGGCTGTCGGCACAATGGTGAACTACCTGGGCAAGGGTCCATCCCTCAGGACGGTATCGAAGTTGCTTCTGCTCTTCCGAAATTCCTTGTACCAAGGTTCGAAGATTAGCCGGAAAAAGAGCGATCTCTTCCATCCATGCTTTTCGCTGGTCCGGGCTGATAGTAGTTGGCTTTTCAAACTTCCCAACGGGATAGCGCAGTGCCTCTAATTCCTTTGCATCCATCATGTGTTTTGCTGATTTGGGTGAATAACGGCCCAAAGATAGGATTAGAAAAGCCCTTTTAGCACTACTGTTGCAAAGCCTTCCAATGAGCGAATTGCTGCAGCATTCTTGATTGCTCTTCCTGCATGAATTCCGGTGCGTTGGGAGAACCGCAATCCTGGTTATTGTAGAGATAGATCAAAGAATCTGCCTCAAAATAAAAGCGATCTTCCATCCATTCCATTTGCAGTGAATCCGGTAGTCCCACGTCAAAAAGATCCCAATTCCCCTTGCTTTTCGGCGCTTTAGAAGCCATCGATTCAAAGGAACGCTCCAGGGCCAGTTTAAGCTCACCGTCGATTTCGTAGAAGATAGAA is a window encoding:
- a CDS encoding putative metal-dependent hydrolase; its protein translation is MDAKELEALRYPVGKFEKPTTISPDQRKAWMEEIALFPANLRTLVQGISEEQKQLRYRPEGWTLAQVVHHCADSHLNSLIRFKWALTENNPTIKAYFEDRWAELPDSQNLDLEPSLQLLEGLHKRWAYLLTHLTSEQLQKTFVHPETMDAISLDQNVANYAWHGRHHLAHVKNALELKF